Within Acidaminococcus timonensis, the genomic segment CAGCGCCGACCCGCTGGTCCTTACCCAGACATTCCACTTCGCCGGCCCGTTCGTAGTATTCGGCCAGACGGGAAGCCAGGTACGCCGGATACCCTTCTTCACCGGGCATTTCTTCCAGACGGGAGGACATTTCACGCAGGGCTTCGGCCCAGCGGGACGTGGAGTCAGCCATGATGGCCACTTTGTAGCCCATGTCCCGATAGTATTCGGCGATGGTAATACCCGTATAAATGGACGCTTCACGGGCGGCCACCGGCATATCGGAGGTGTTGGCGATCAGCACCGTCCGCTTCATCAGCGGCAGGCCGGTGCGGGGATCCTTCAGGGCCGGGAATTCGTTCAGTACGTCGGTCATTTCGTTGCCCCGTTCGCCGCAGCCCACGTACACGATGATGTCTGCGTCAGCCCACTTGGCCAGCTGGTGCTGGATGACCGTCTTGCCGCTGCCGAAAGGTCCGGGCACGGCGGCCACGCCCCCTTTGGCAATGGGGAACAGGGTATCGATGACCCGCTGCCCGGTGACCATGGGTTCTTCCGGAGGCAGCTTCGTCTTATAGGGCCGTGCCACACGGACCGGCCATTGCTGCAGCATGGGGTATTCCTTCACTTCGCCCTTGCTGTCCTTCAGTTTGTACACCGGGTCCAGGATGGTGGCTTCCCCTTCATAGACCCATTCCACCGTGCCGCTCTTGCCGGGAGGCACCATGATCTTGTGCAGTACGGCTGGGGTTTCCTGCACTGTACCGATCACATCGCCGCCGCTGACGGCATCGCCCACTTTGGCCACGGGCACGAACTGCCATTTCTTTTCCCGGTCCAGCTTGGGTACTTCCACGCCCCGGCTGATCCGGTCTCCGGCCAGTTCATAGATTTTTTCCAGAGGACGCTGGATCCCGTCGAAGATACTTTCGATCAGGCCGGGGGCCAGTTCCACACTCATGGGAGCTCCGGTGGATTCCACCGGTTCCCCCGGGCCCAGGCCGGCCGTTTCTTCGTAGACCTGGATGGAAGCTTTATCGTCACGAAGCTCGATGACTTCACCGATCAGGCGCTTGTCACTGACGCGGACCATATCATGGAGCTGCACGTCCTGCATCCCTTCGGCGACAATCAGCGGGCCGGATACTTTTACGATCTTTCCACTCACGATTGTTCCCTACCCTTCCTTGAATAGAATATCGGCGCCCACTGCTTTTTCCACGTTTTCCCGGACACGCTTCAGGCCCAGCCCCAGGGACTTGCTCCCGGCGGGAATGGGGATGATAGCGGGAAAGGTAGCGGTAGCATATTCGTCGATCACTGCCTGGGCCTTCTGGGCCGCGATTTCCGTGATGTAGATCACGGCGTAGCCCTTGTCGGCCAGGTGGTGGATCCTGCGCTCTATCTGTTCTTTTTCTTCTTCGTAGAATACATCGAACCCTACGGCTTTGAAGATCATCACGGAGCTGGGATCACCGATCACTGCAATTTTTTTCTTTTCCATATGGTTGCCTCCCATGCTTCCTGTGATCAGGCGTAGACATCCGGCAGCTGGGGTTCGAACCCGCCCTGGATGGCCCCGAAGATCATCCGCAGGGCTTCCGCCTCGGTTTCCCGGGCTTCCAGGTAGCCTACGATGGGCCCCAGGGAATGGGTATCCCATTTGGCCCGGCGCAGGATCAGATTCAAGCCTTCCTTCATCCGTTTGGGGATGACGGCCAACTCGTTCGTCTGTGCAAATTCATTGATGGCCTGGACCAGTTCTGCCCCGTGGCTTCCCTGGTTCAGCCGTGCCCCCAGCTGTTCCGGCGGCACGTCCAGGCTCTCTTCGAACACCGTTTTGGGGATGTCCCCACAGTCCACCAGGACCAGCCGCAGCTGGGACAGTTCCCAGTGCAGGTTCTGGGCCCGGATCAGGCTGATGGTGTTCTGGTAATCGGCCCACAGGGAAAAGTAGTTCCGGATGAACCCATTTTCCTTTTTCCGGTCCAGTACCTCTTTGGCCTGGCGGAACAGGGCTCCGTCCAACTGAGCGCTGAGCCGGAAAGGATCCGCCTCCCGGGCCAGGTCCGCTTCGATCTGGTTCAGGGTCTCATTGTAGATCGGCGGCAGATCTTCGTAATATTTGGTCTGGACCATATCCTTCAGCAGGGACAGGTCGAAATTCCCTCCCTCCCGCAAGATGCCATCAGCGGACGTTCCCAGCAGCCGGCCCTTCAGCAGGGCCTTCAGGTTGTGGGTATCCACCGGCAGCAGGAACAGACCGGTCAGTTCCGCATCCGGGGTCAGTTCCCGGATCCGTTTCCGGGTCAGCTGGAGCTGATCCCGGATGATGAAGTCGATTTCTCCCAGGGCGATTTCCTGTTCCGTGGCCACGTTCTCTCCGTAGCCGGTCTCCAGCAGCAGCTTCATGGCTTCCTTCGTGGTGGAAGCCTCCGCAATGCGCCGGAGCTGGGCTGCGGTGAGCAGATGGGTGGACAGGACACTGATCCGGCCCAGGGCATATTCATAACTGGGCTGGGGCATATTACTTCACCTCCGCGCCAAACAGAAGCTCTGCTACGCGATATTCCTCCCCGGTCCGTACCTCTTCCAGCAGGGTGGCAAAAGAGCCATCGTAATCACAGGTTTCTCCCTGGATCAGCAATCCATCGGAAAAATCCGCCGGAGTGTCAGACAGGGTCAGTTTGCCTTTTTTGCCCGCCTGTTTCAGGGCGGCGTTGATCCGGTCCAGGAAGCCGTCTTCATACCGTTTCCGATCCTTGGCCGGTACCACCAGGGTTTCGTGGCCGGTCAGATCCGCACTGAGGATGATCCGGCCGATCAGGTCCTTCCACTGGTCTTCCGGCAGGTCCGCCAATTGTTTGGCAGCCCGGTCGAAAGCCTCCTGGAGGACCTGCCGTTTGCTGGCCAGGTTCTCTTTCCGGCTCTGCAGTTCCGCAATCAGCTGCAGCCGTCCCGCAGCCTCCCTGGCATCCACCTGGGATTTGGCCTGGATTTCCCGGACTTCCTCCTGGGCCTTGGCCAGGATCCGGTCTTTTTCCTTCTGGGCTTTATCCCGGGCTGCTGCCCCGATGGCGGCCGCGTCCTGCTTGGCTTCTTCTTCAATTTTTTGAATGATTTTATCGCCAGACACGACAGTCACCCTTTCTTATAATTTGATCCCGTTCACCATGATGAAGGAGATCAGCAGGCTCAGCACAGCGTAGGTTTCAACCATAGCCGTCAGGATGATGCCTTTACCGGTTTCTTCCGGACGTTTGGCCGTCAGGTAGATGCCGGAGGCAGCCACTTTGCCCTGGTAGATGGCGGACAGCAGGCCGCCGATGCCCATGGGCATGGCTGCGAACAGGTAGGCCAGGCCCTGGAACGTGGTCAGATCTTTCACGTTGCCGTCGATGACGCCCAGGTTCAGGATGATGATGAAGGCGATCAGCAGACCGTAAATGCCCTGGGTACCGGGCAGAGCCTGCAGCACCAGCACGTTACCGAATTTATCCGGGTCTTCACTGACCACGCCGGAAGCGGCCTGCCCGGCGATCCCTACGCCGATGGCACTGCCAACCCCTGCCAGAGCTGCTGCCGTTGCTGCGCCGCTAAATGCCAGAGCTGTTCCTAAAGTAATCATAATGAATTATCCTCCCTTATTTCGTAATATCCGTAAACTTGGTCCGGAGTGCCAAGGGCAGGAACGCCCGGCCGCCGGCTTCATAGAACTTGCCGAAGAACTCGATGTACTGCAGACGGCTGCTGTGCACGAACGCACCCAGCACGTTGATGATGATATTGAAATAGTGGCCGGCCAGAAGGACGAGGATGGCTGCCACGATGCCCACAGGGCCCGCGCTCCACAACATCTGGGCCACGGTATTGATGACCATGGCGATGACGCCGGTGGCCAGCCCCAGGGCGAAGATCCGGGAATAACTCAGCAGATCGCTCAGGTAGCCGCTGATGTTGTACAGGGTCAGCAGGCCGCCCAGCAGACGGCTGACGATGCCCTTCTTTTCCCGTCCGCCGAACAGGATGATGATGCCCGCACCCAGCCAGGCCAGGTACTTGCCGATGGGCCCCGGTACCAGGGCCATTAGGAAGAAGCCCAGGAACATGATGAGCCAGCTGATCTGGTCACAGACCGCACCCATCACATCCCCATCCCGCAGCAGCATGTAGACTTTCACCAGCATACCGGCCACCAGATGGATGGCGCCCAGGCCGAAGCACAGGGCCAGCATCTTCAGGGGCTCCTTCATGGGCACGAACAGTAACGGTTTCCATTCCAGGCCGAACCAGCCGCCGAACATGGCCCCCCACAGCACTGTAGAAATGCTGCCGAAGAAGATGACCAGGGCCAGCTGCCGGGCAAAACCCGTGGGTTTGAATTTCTTCAGGGCGAAATACAGCATCACCGTCAGGACCAGTCCATAGCCCGCATCCGACAGCATCATTCCGAAGAAGATGAAGTGGAAAGGCGCCATGATCAAATCCGGGTCGATGGAACCGGCCTTGGGCAGGGAATACAGTTCCACTACGCTTTCGTAGGGTTCCACCAGTTTGCCGTTTTCCAGCACCGTGGGCGGAATCTCGCCCTCTGCCGGGTCGGCAAAGGTGAGCTGGTAGGCATCCGTCACGCTCTGGATGACTTTCTCCACCCGACGGGTCCGGTCCTTCCGTACCCAGCCCTGGACCTTGAAAGCACTCACCGTTTCCACGCCCCCGTTCTGGAGCCGTTCGTGGGTGGTGCTCAGCTGATCGTAATACAGTTCCACCTGCTGCTTCCGGGGCAGGATGTCCTTGGTTTCCTGCTGCAGGCGGGCGATCTTATCCTCCCGTTCTTTGGCTTCCTGGAGCAGTTCCTGCTGGACCTGGGCCGCCGTGCCGCTGCGTTTGGGCAGCACCGCCTCACTGAAGTCATGTTCCTTCAGCAGGTGTTTCACCGCTTCCTCGTCCCGGTTATAGGCCAGTACCACCAGGGCCCGTCCATCCTGGCCGTCCCCGTAGGTCTTCCAGTCAGCCAGCAGCTTGGCCATACCTTCCTGGAACGCCGACAGCTCTTTTTCCGGAAGGAAGCCCACATGGCAATGGGTGGTTTCCGTAAAGCTCAGCTGTTCCAGGGGGATATCCAGCTGCAGCCAGGGCTGCAGGCTTTCGGCCTGGGTCCTGAGGGCCGCCGCTTCGCTCTCCAGAGAAGCGATTTTGCTGGCCGTGGTATCCAGCTGTTCTGTCAGACGTTTTCCTTCTCCGGTTTCCTTCAGGAAATCCGGATAGGAGACCTGTTCCTTCTGGGGGAACAGGGGATTTTTGGCCCCGTTCTGCACCAGGAACTGGAGCACTGCCCCGGTCTTATCCAGTTGGGCGCTGACAGTTTCGGCTCCGGGCAGGGCCTTGCTTCCTGCTTCCGGTTCCAGCATGACGCTGCCGTCCTTCTGCAGGGCCAGCAGCAGGGCATCGCGATCGGCCTTCAAGGCGTAGAGCGTTAGTTTTTGCATTGGGACTAACATTCGATCACGACCTTCTTCATAATGTACTGCACGGCCTGGTCCAGGTTCTTCCGGGCTTCCGCCGCCTGGGCTGCATCTCTGGCCCGGTTCTCTTCCACCAGGGCATCGGCTTCCTTCTTCGCCTGGGCTTCCGCCTGGGCAATGGCTTCAGCAGCCTGTTTCCGGGCTTCCGCAATCAGGGCTTCTGCCTCTTTATGGGCTTCCGCCTGGGCATCCCGCACCGTGTTCCGGGCATCCAGGGTGGCCTGTTTCTTCAGTGCATCCGCCTTCTGCTCGGCATTTTTGATGTCTTCCAGCATGGACATGGTCTCACCACCTTTTTCTTCCCACTCAGGGACTTTCATAGAGAAATTCCCTGTACAACTTCCAGGGTCAATGAAATCACTGGTACAATATAAGTATTCAACAAGAGAACAAAAAATCCTGCTGATGTGCCTATATGATTTCATTATACTATACTGTACCCGTTTTTGTAACATTAATTTTAGTCTTTTTTACAGTATTTTTACAATTTGTACCATTATGCAACTATTTTTCATTTTATGATAAAATAGATTAATAAGGATCAATGGAGGGAGGGTCGCTGGTGGATTTTCGCGAATTGCAATATGTGGTCACGGTGGCCGATTGCCGGAACGTGACCCAGGCTGCCAGACAATTATATATTTCCCAGCCTTCCCTGAGCTATGCCCTGGGCCAGATTGAAAAAGAAATGGGTGTAAAGCTGTTCGACCGTTCCCGGCAGCCCCTGGCTCTTACGGACGCCGGCCGCATCTACGTGAAAATTGCCCGGGAGATTCTCCAGAAACGGACGGAACTGAAGGACCGGCTGGCCGATCTGAAAGACGGCCGGGGCGCCCGGATCAGCCTGGGGATCCCGGCAGAACGGGCCGGTTTCATGCTGCCTCCCATCATCAACCAGTTCCGGTCCCGGTTCCCCGATTCGGAATTTGCCATCCAGGAAGCCGGTACCCGAAAACTGCTGGAAATGCTCCAGAACAACAAAGTCACCTTCCTGATCTGTCCCCTGGACGCCCGGGAAGTACCGGTATCCATGACCTGGGAACTGATTTACCGGGAAACCATCCAGCTGATCGCTGCCCCGGATGCCTTCACCGAGGATATGTTCCTGGACAGGGACCACCGGCTGGTGGATTTGCACAAGCTGGCTTCCATGCCTTTCATCGGCATCAAGAAAGCCCACTCCATCAACTGGAAGGTCCAGGAGATCTTCCGGGAGTACGGAATCGCTCCCCATACCCTGATGGAAGTGGACAGCAGCTCCACCGCTGCCCAGCTGGGTGCCTGCGGCCTGGGCTTCACCCTGGTGCCCCGCCGTGCCCGGAAGATCCTGGGGCCGGACGCAGACCGCTGCTGCTACGAATATTCCCCCACCCCCGTCCAGTGGGAAATCAACGCCATCTACAAAAAAGGCGCCTACCTGAACAAGGCCGAACGGTATTTTCTGGATCTGCTGAAAGAGTATTTCCAGAAGGAAACCACCGTCCAATTATAAACCAACACGGAAAAAGCCTTTGCACCGAACTTCGATGCAAAGGCTTTTTCCGTGTTGGTTTCAATCTATGGTTTGGGAAAATCGGGGTCGGGCCGAGAGGGCGGCCCTTCCCCCGACGGTACGCGGTTTACAGCCCCTTCCTGGCCCGGTTGAAGTTGATCAGGCAACCGGCCTTGATGATGGCTTTTTCTTCCTCATTCAGGGGTTTGATGTACAGGCTGATGGGGACGGCGGAACCCTTCTTCACCACATAAGCCTTGATGTCCTGCATATCCCCAGCCAGGGCTTTCCGGACTTCCGGTACGTAGATGTAGTCACCCACTTCGAAATCCTTGGGTTCCCCTTTCAGATGGAAGGGCAGCATGCCCCAGTTGATCACATTGCTGCGATACCGTTTCGTGGCATAGTCCTGGGTGATGTTGGCCAGGGCCCCGATGACCCGCTGGCAGCTGGCAGCCTGTTCCCGGGCGGAACCGTCGCCGGGTTTGTTGGCATAGATAGTGGAGCCAATTTCCGTGTTGGCCAGGGTGGCATTGCCGGGCAGATCCTTCAGTCCGTCGAACACGGCCTTCAGGTCAGCATCGTCAGCCGTTACATCCTTGCCGGCTTCCCGTGCCACTTCCACTTCCTTCACTGCCTTGGTGCGACCCACATAGCCCGGATCCCGGCGGCTCAGGGTGAATTCGGCCAGGCCCAGAGGGTTGGACCGGTAGGAGGACGTTTCCCCGGAGGGGATCAGTTCGTCGGTGGTGGTCACCGGATCCAGGATCTTGGAGCACACCTTCAGCAGGATGTTCTCACCCAGTTTGGGCAGCGTCGGCCAGTCTTTGATATTCGGCCCGTAGACCAGTTCCTTCTTCGTGTCCGCTTTGCCAAAGCCGTAGTACACACGAGCCTTGTACGGGCTTTCGTCGAAGTGGTATTCCGGCACATCGCCGAAGGCCTCGGCATATTCCTCGGCAGAGGTCAGCCGGCCGTTGTTGGCGGCGGTGGCAGCGATGCTGCGGGCATCCATCAGGGCGACGGCAGCCATCTGGCCCTGGCCCGGTTTGGAGCCTTCCCGGTTCGGGAAGTTCCGGGTGGTGTGACGGATGGACAGGCCGTTGTTGTTGGGGGTATCGCCGGCGCCGAAGCACGGTCCGCAGAAGGCGGTCTTCACAACGGCCCCGGAGGCCATGAGTTCCGTCAGATAGCCTTTGCGCATCAGGTCCATGTACACGGGCATGGAGGAAGGATAGACGTTCAGGGCGAATTCTCCGGCCCCGATGAACTTGCCTTTCAGCAGATTGGCGGCTTCCACCACGTTGGTGTAGTTCCCGCCGGCGCACCCGCCGATGACGCCCTGCTGCACCTGCAGCTTGCCGTCTTTGGTGATCTTGTCACGCAGGGTAAAGGTGGCACGGCCCTGGGCCACTTTGGCAGCGGCTTTTTCCGTTTCGGCCAGGATGTCGTCCAGGTTGGCATTCAGTTCGTCGATTTCGTAAGCGTTGGACGGATGGAACGGCAGTGCGATCATGGGTTTGATGGTGGACAGGTCGATGGAGACTACGCCATCGTAGTAGGCTACGTCAGCCGGGGTCAGTTCCTTGTAATCGGCTTCCCGGTTGTGTTCCTTCAGGAACTTGTGGGTATCCTCGTCGGTCCGCCAGATGGAGGACAGGCAGGTGGTTTCCGTGGTCATCACGTCCACCCCGTTCCGGTAGTCGGTGGTCATGCTGGCTACGCCGGGTCCAACGAATTCCATGACTTTGTTCTTCACATAGCCGTTCTTGTACACCGCACCGCAGATGGCGATGGCGATATCGTGAGGGCCGACCCAGGGTTTGGGAGTGCCGGTCAGGTACACGGCCACCACGCCGGGATACGGGTTATCCCAGGTGTCGCCCAGGATTTGTTTGTCCAGTTCGCCGCCGCCTTCGCCCACGGCCATGGTGCCCAGGGCGCCATACCGGGTATGGGAGTCGGAGCCCAGGATCATCTTGCCGCAGCCGGCGTACATTTCACGCATGTACTGGTGGATGACGGCCACATGGGGCGGTACGTAGATGCCGCCGTATTTCTGGGCAGCGCTCAGGCCGAACAGGTGGTCATCCTCGTTGATGGTGCCGCCCACAGCGCACAGGGAATTGTGGCAGCAGGTCAGGATGTAGGGCATGGGGAATTTATCCATGCCGGAAGCCTTGGCCGTTTGGATGATGCCCACGTAAGTGATATCGTGGCTGGTCAAATCGTCGAAGCGGATTTTCAGATCATCCATGTTGTCGTTCAGGTTGTGGTTTTTCAGGATGCTATAGGCGATGGTGCCTTTTTTGGCTTCTTCTTTAGAGACCTTGCGGCCCAGCTTTTGTTCGACGGCAGCGACTTCCTCTTCCGGAATCATTTCGGTGCCGTGGAGCAGGTAGCCCCCGTTCTTGTACAGTTCGATCATGATGTTCCCTCTCTCTTTCACAAGTGATTTTCCCGTAACAGCTCCGGAACGTCACCGGAGCCTTTCTGTTGTTTTCCCTTTCGATGGCTCCATTATATGAGATTTATCAGGCAATTCCCAATACTTGTACTCCTATAGAAGGTATTGGAGAGATTCTATGGGGCAGGAGACGGAACGCCTCCTGCTGAGAAGTCAGAACGCCCCTGACGGGGCTTTCAGATGTCAGACATCAGCTTGTATAGCGATAAAACGCACTCTCTTTGTGCTTGTCGTAACAAGCTGACATCTCGAGGCCCGGCAGGGCCGAGTCTGACTTCTGACATCTCTGATTCTTATTCTGCCGTTTTTGCACAAAAAAGCCCCATCCCAAACAGGATGAGGCTTTCAATTTCTGGACTTTTTAGTCAAGGTTTTTCAGCGTATCCAGCAGGTAATCGGTGAATTCTTCTGCGGTAGCGCCGTCTTTGTCCGTGGTGATGACCACTTTCTTTTCCGTACGGGTGCAGATATCCAGAGCCTTCACCAGCTTTTCCTTCTTGTCGGCGTAGCCGATGTGGCTGATCATTTCGCCCATGGCCCGGATCAGGCTGCAGGGATCGGCGTACTGGGCCCGGTGGTGCTGTACCAGGAAGTTTCCCACCCCGTGGATGGCTTCGAACAGGGCGTACTGGTCGCCGATGTTGGAGGAGCTGGCCGTGCCCAGGCCGCCCTGGTATTCGGCAGCCACGTCAGTGACGATGTCCCCGTACAGGTTCGGCAGCAGGAATACCTGCATCCCTTTGGTGAATTCCTGGTCCGTGATCTTGGCGGCCATGGCATCCACCAGTTCTTCCCGGACGGTGATGCCCGGATATTCTTTTTCCACCTGGTGGGCCATCTTCAGGAAGTTGCCGTCCACCAGTTTCACAATGTTGGCCTTGGTGACCACGGTCACATTGGTCTTGCCGTTGTTCTTGGCGAATTCAAAGGCAGCCCGGCAGATCCGTTCGGCGCCGGGGCGGGTCAGGACCTTGAAGTCCACGGCCAGGTCATCGTTTACCTGGATGCCCTTGTTGCCCCAGATGTATTCCCCTTCGATGTTCTCCCGGAAGAACGTCCAGTCGATGCCCTTTTCGGGGATCCGCACCGGCCGTACAGCGGCATACAGCTGCAGGGCCCGGCGCAGCAGGCTGTTGGCGCTGACCATGTTCGGCCAGGGATCACCGGCCCGGGGCGTCACGAAC encodes:
- a CDS encoding V-type ATP synthase subunit A gives rise to the protein MQDVQLHDMVRVSDKRLIGEVIELRDDKASIQVYEETAGLGPGEPVESTGAPMSVELAPGLIESIFDGIQRPLEKIYELAGDRISRGVEVPKLDREKKWQFVPVAKVGDAVSGGDVIGTVQETPAVLHKIMVPPGKSGTVEWVYEGEATILDPVYKLKDSKGEVKEYPMLQQWPVRVARPYKTKLPPEEPMVTGQRVIDTLFPIAKGGVAAVPGPFGSGKTVIQHQLAKWADADIIVYVGCGERGNEMTDVLNEFPALKDPRTGLPLMKRTVLIANTSDMPVAAREASIYTGITIAEYYRDMGYKVAIMADSTSRWAEALREMSSRLEEMPGEEGYPAYLASRLAEYYERAGEVECLGKDQRVGAVSAIGAVSPPGGDISEPVSQATLRIVKVFWCLSSALAYARHFPAIDWLQSYSLYSDRLRKYYDEKVAPDWSKLVGTAMEILQEESSLNEIVRLVGIDALGFKDRITMECARSIREDFLHQNSFHEVDTYTSLEKQYDMLKLIITWYEKALDAMTKHVKLDKLIEMPIREQIGRAKYIPESERKEKFAQLNQELEQAFTELTEEGEQDA
- a CDS encoding V-type ATP synthase subunit F, with amino-acid sequence MEKKKIAVIGDPSSVMIFKAVGFDVFYEEEKEQIERRIHHLADKGYAVIYITEIAAQKAQAVIDEYATATFPAIIPIPAGSKSLGLGLKRVRENVEKAVGADILFKEG
- a CDS encoding V-type ATPase subunit; this translates as MPQPSYEYALGRISVLSTHLLTAAQLRRIAEASTTKEAMKLLLETGYGENVATEQEIALGEIDFIIRDQLQLTRKRIRELTPDAELTGLFLLPVDTHNLKALLKGRLLGTSADGILREGGNFDLSLLKDMVQTKYYEDLPPIYNETLNQIEADLAREADPFRLSAQLDGALFRQAKEVLDRKKENGFIRNYFSLWADYQNTISLIRAQNLHWELSQLRLVLVDCGDIPKTVFEESLDVPPEQLGARLNQGSHGAELVQAINEFAQTNELAVIPKRMKEGLNLILRRAKWDTHSLGPIVGYLEARETEAEALRMIFGAIQGGFEPQLPDVYA
- a CDS encoding V-type ATP synthase subunit E, which codes for MSGDKIIQKIEEEAKQDAAAIGAAARDKAQKEKDRILAKAQEEVREIQAKSQVDAREAAGRLQLIAELQSRKENLASKRQVLQEAFDRAAKQLADLPEDQWKDLIGRIILSADLTGHETLVVPAKDRKRYEDGFLDRINAALKQAGKKGKLTLSDTPADFSDGLLIQGETCDYDGSFATLLEEVRTGEEYRVAELLFGAEVK
- a CDS encoding V-type ATP synthase subunit K, which gives rise to MITLGTALAFSGAATAAALAGVGSAIGVGIAGQAASGVVSEDPDKFGNVLVLQALPGTQGIYGLLIAFIIILNLGVIDGNVKDLTTFQGLAYLFAAMPMGIGGLLSAIYQGKVAASGIYLTAKRPEETGKGIILTAMVETYAVLSLLISFIMVNGIKL
- a CDS encoding V-type ATP synthase subunit I, giving the protein MQKLTLYALKADRDALLLALQKDGSVMLEPEAGSKALPGAETVSAQLDKTGAVLQFLVQNGAKNPLFPQKEQVSYPDFLKETGEGKRLTEQLDTTASKIASLESEAAALRTQAESLQPWLQLDIPLEQLSFTETTHCHVGFLPEKELSAFQEGMAKLLADWKTYGDGQDGRALVVLAYNRDEEAVKHLLKEHDFSEAVLPKRSGTAAQVQQELLQEAKEREDKIARLQQETKDILPRKQQVELYYDQLSTTHERLQNGGVETVSAFKVQGWVRKDRTRRVEKVIQSVTDAYQLTFADPAEGEIPPTVLENGKLVEPYESVVELYSLPKAGSIDPDLIMAPFHFIFFGMMLSDAGYGLVLTVMLYFALKKFKPTGFARQLALVIFFGSISTVLWGAMFGGWFGLEWKPLLFVPMKEPLKMLALCFGLGAIHLVAGMLVKVYMLLRDGDVMGAVCDQISWLIMFLGFFLMALVPGPIGKYLAWLGAGIIILFGGREKKGIVSRLLGGLLTLYNISGYLSDLLSYSRIFALGLATGVIAMVINTVAQMLWSAGPVGIVAAILVLLAGHYFNIIINVLGAFVHSSRLQYIEFFGKFYEAGGRAFLPLALRTKFTDITK
- a CDS encoding LysR family transcriptional regulator → MDFRELQYVVTVADCRNVTQAARQLYISQPSLSYALGQIEKEMGVKLFDRSRQPLALTDAGRIYVKIAREILQKRTELKDRLADLKDGRGARISLGIPAERAGFMLPPIINQFRSRFPDSEFAIQEAGTRKLLEMLQNNKVTFLICPLDAREVPVSMTWELIYRETIQLIAAPDAFTEDMFLDRDHRLVDLHKLASMPFIGIKKAHSINWKVQEIFREYGIAPHTLMEVDSSSTAAQLGACGLGFTLVPRRARKILGPDADRCCYEYSPTPVQWEINAIYKKGAYLNKAERYFLDLLKEYFQKETTVQL
- a CDS encoding hydratase; amino-acid sequence: MIELYKNGGYLLHGTEMIPEEEVAAVEQKLGRKVSKEEAKKGTIAYSILKNHNLNDNMDDLKIRFDDLTSHDITYVGIIQTAKASGMDKFPMPYILTCCHNSLCAVGGTINEDDHLFGLSAAQKYGGIYVPPHVAVIHQYMREMYAGCGKMILGSDSHTRYGALGTMAVGEGGGELDKQILGDTWDNPYPGVVAVYLTGTPKPWVGPHDIAIAICGAVYKNGYVKNKVMEFVGPGVASMTTDYRNGVDVMTTETTCLSSIWRTDEDTHKFLKEHNREADYKELTPADVAYYDGVVSIDLSTIKPMIALPFHPSNAYEIDELNANLDDILAETEKAAAKVAQGRATFTLRDKITKDGKLQVQQGVIGGCAGGNYTNVVEAANLLKGKFIGAGEFALNVYPSSMPVYMDLMRKGYLTELMASGAVVKTAFCGPCFGAGDTPNNNGLSIRHTTRNFPNREGSKPGQGQMAAVALMDARSIAATAANNGRLTSAEEYAEAFGDVPEYHFDESPYKARVYYGFGKADTKKELVYGPNIKDWPTLPKLGENILLKVCSKILDPVTTTDELIPSGETSSYRSNPLGLAEFTLSRRDPGYVGRTKAVKEVEVAREAGKDVTADDADLKAVFDGLKDLPGNATLANTEIGSTIYANKPGDGSAREQAASCQRVIGALANITQDYATKRYRSNVINWGMLPFHLKGEPKDFEVGDYIYVPEVRKALAGDMQDIKAYVVKKGSAVPISLYIKPLNEEEKAIIKAGCLINFNRARKGL
- a CDS encoding isocitrate/isopropylmalate family dehydrogenase → MNQKEYDEQAQEEVIRKAMERFGALIREDFKRIETIKNAPARKDFKKLSHITVGILPGDGIGPYIMEQALRVAKYLLAEEVAEGKVEFRTIPGMTIEERAKKNESLPPEVLEACKACDVLVKGPFVTPRAGDPWPNMVSANSLLRRALQLYAAVRPVRIPEKGIDWTFFRENIEGEYIWGNKGIQVNDDLAVDFKVLTRPGAERICRAAFEFAKNNGKTNVTVVTKANIVKLVDGNFLKMAHQVEKEYPGITVREELVDAMAAKITDQEFTKGMQVFLLPNLYGDIVTDVAAEYQGGLGTASSSNIGDQYALFEAIHGVGNFLVQHHRAQYADPCSLIRAMGEMISHIGYADKKEKLVKALDICTRTEKKVVITTDKDGATAEEFTDYLLDTLKNLD